The Saccharomyces mikatae IFO 1815 strain IFO1815 genome assembly, chromosome: 2 sequence TAATATGTGCATATGAATCGATGTAAATcatgagaaaatatttatgtttgGGTGATTTAATGggtgattttttgagattgtgataaatatatgtatataatgaGTAGACAGAATTTGGCAAAATACGTTATATTAGATGCAAGTAAgtacatatatatgatatttgggTCCGTAGAATACATAATAAACACAAAAATGGGAATAAAAGTGGGTTTTATGGGTAAATGGCACAGGGTGTGAAGCGCTGAGGTAAGTGCcgtgtatggtgatgtatggtgatgtatagtggtaaccATGGCAACTGAGTGAGAGGTGAGGATGAGGAGCAGTGTGGCAGTAGGGTAAGATGGGAGTAGTGTATTTTTAGCATCCGTAGGCGTATGGAGAGCTGTTatgggaaagaagaaggcatgGTAGGTGTTGATATTGTGGTGAGGTAGCTAGATGTGGTTAGAGGTGGGATGGGGAGTGGTGGTAGGGTATGATGTTAggtatgattgtttacatttggatgtttacatatgattgtttacatttgattgtttacatatgattgtttacatatgattgtttacatttggatgtttacatattatgTTAGGTATGTTGTAGAGGTAGATGGTAGATGGTAGGATAAGTGGGTGTGGTGGATATGGAGTAGTGATGAGATGTGAAGGATGGCAGATGGAGAGTGTAGGCAGTGGAGGAGCAGGTAGGGTAAGTTAGGGCAGTGGGGTTAGAGTTGGAGAGGTAGGGTTAGAGAGCGAGGTAGGGCTGATAGTAGGGTTAGAGATAGGGTAAGTAAGTGTGTACTTCtcatgatagtgatggtgatggtgatggtgatggtgatggtgatggtggtagtgatggtggtagtgatagtgatgatggtgatagtgatagtgattgtgatggtgatggtgatgatggtagtgatgatggtagtgatggtggtagggTTAGTGATGGtattgatgatggtgatgatggtgatggtgatggtggtatatatatgttacCTTATTGCACGCTGGATGGTATTAGACAACGCCGTAGGGACATATTGCACCGTGGAAGTAACTCTGTACGAAAGCTGTCATTATTTCCTGTTTAGGCACTTGGGGACGCAAATTGTGGCCGAAGATCTGGCGTcaaggaatttttttatagtgGGATATTGCACCAAGGAAGTAACTTGATAcgtattttcttattaagCAGggtaatatatttttcttttttcttgaggGGGAGCGTCGGAGAAGTTACGGGAAATTTTTGGAGAAGGTTTTCTGACgcgttatatatataggtGCGCCAAAAAGGTCTACCTTACTTCGAAGCGTAAGGTCATATACCTAATAAGGAAATGTAATTCAtaagtttttattatattggTCTTTTCGAGAGCGGAAGAAGCTGCAGGCTGAGCGcataatttcttgaagcGACCAACTGGTTCATGTTTAAGTAACCAAGAGAACATCCACGAAGCGGCTTGAGCAATGAACAGAATCCTGGTTCTCCTCGACTAAGCAGACAGATTGAGATACTACGCACAAACAtggaagttgaaaaagaaagtacgTACCTactactttatttttgcagGCCGGAAATCAAGCGATGAATGACGATCCTCAGGAAGAAACGGATATCTCTCTGTTTTCTATGTTGTGCTTGAAGGGGTCAGTGGCTAATCTTGATgggattttttattaactGTGCTTTGTTGCTGCTGGAGATTTGCACTTGTGTAGCAGAggtctttttcttttgggtGCTCATTACATAATTCTGCATCTTCTCAATAGAGTAGCTCAATTGCATTCCTAGATGATGATAGGGTGGAAACTGGACaatcttttgtttatattGATGGATTTCTTGTCAAAAAGCATAACAATCAACATACTATTGTTAATTTCGAAActtacaaaaataaaatgaaaatttccgATAAGCGtaagtttgaaaaagcaaacTTTGAGGAGTTTGAGTCCGCTctaaataacaaaaacgaCTTGGTACATTGTCACTCAATAACTTTATTTGAATCGATCCGCACGGAAGTGCGATCATTCTACGAAGACGAAAAGTCTAGCCTAATCAAGGTGGTAAAATACAGAACCGATGCAATGGATAGGaaaagatcttttgaaaaaattgtcatTCCCGTCAtggttaaaaaaaatgtacaaAAGTTTCTGACGTTTGTTGAAGACGAACCAGATTTCCAGAGCGGACCCATCCCTTCAAAGTATCTTATTCccaagaaaatcaacttgATGGTCTACACGTTGTTTCAAGTAcatactttgaaatttaataGGAAAGATTACGATatcctttctcttttttaccTCAACAGAGGATACTATAGTGAGTTGAGTTTTCGTGTCCTGGAACGTTGTTACGAAACTGCGAGTTCCAGGCCGAACGACAGCTCTACGATGCGTACTTTCACCAACTTTGTTTCTGGCACGCCTATTGTAAGGAGTCTTCAGAAAAGCACCATAAGGAAATATGGATACAATTTGGCACCCTACATGTTTTTGTTACTACACGTAAATGAGCTTTCGATTTTTTCCGCATATCAAGCAAGTTTACCTGGCGGTAAGAAAGTCGACACAGAGCGGCTGAAACGTGATCTATGCCCACGTAAACCCACTGAGATAAAGTACTTTTCACAGATATGTAACGAtatgatgaacaaaaaagacGGATTGGGTGATATTTTGCATATTATCTTGCGAGCATGTGCGCTTAATTTTGGGGCGGGACCCCGTGGTGGTGCTGGtgaggaagaagatctATCTGTTGCGAATGAACAATCCGTTATTCCCTCTGTGGACGAACATGGCTTAAAAGTATGCAAGTTGCGCAGTCCTAACACTCCACGAAGGCTCAGAAAAACACTAGATGCCGTGAAAGCTTTATTGGTGTCTTCTTGTGCTTGCACCGCAAAGGATTtagatatatttgatgaCAACAACGGCGTTGCGATGTGGAAATGGATCAAAATTCTGTACCACGAAGTAGCACAGGAAACCGCGCTGAAGGACTCTTATAGAATAACTTTGGTACCTTCTTCTGATGGTATATCAGTATGTGGAAAACTGTTTAATCGCGAGTATGTCCGCAGCTTTTACTTTGCATGCAAGGCTCAGTTTGACAACCTTTGGGAAGAGTTGAACAATTGCTTTTATATGCCTACAGTGGTTGATATTGCCAGTCTCATTTTGCGTAATCGAGACGTGTTGTTCAGAGAGCCAAAGCGAGGAATTGACGAGTATCTGGAAAAcgattcttttcttcaaatgataCCTGTTAAATATCGTGAAATTGTGCTGCCAAAGTTGAGAAGAGATACTAACAAAATGACCGCGGCtcttaaaaataaagtggCTGTTGCAATTGACGAGCTTACGGTGCCACTTATGTGGATGATCCATTTTGCCGTAGGATACCCTTACCGGTATCCAGAGCTTCAGCTACTCGCTTTTGCCGGTCCTCAGCGCAACGTATACGTCGACGATATAACAAGGCGCATCCAACTATACACTGATTATAACAAGAACGGTTCATCGGAGCCTCGACTAAAGACACTTGACGGACTCACTTCAGATTACTTGTTTTACTTTGTCACTGTGCTAAGGCAAATGCAGATATGTGCGCTTGGTAACAGTTATGACGCCTTTAAACACGATCCTTGGATGGATGTCGTGGGGTTTGAGGATCCAAATCAAGTAACAAATCGAGATACTTCGAGGATAGTTTTGTATTCCTACATGTTTCTGAATACCGCTAAGGGCTGTCTCGTTGAATATGCAACTTTTCGACAGTACATGAGGGAACTTCCGAAGAATGCACCTCAGAAGCTGAATTTTCGGGAGATGCGCCAGGGGTTGATTGCCCTAGGGCGGCACTGCGTAGGTAGCAGATTTGAAACAGATTTGTACGAGTCGGCGACGAGTGAACTCATGGCCAACCATTCCGTTCAAACAGGGCGAAACATTTACGGTGTGGATTCCTTTTCGTTAACCAGTGTCAGTGGAACGACCGCCACTTTATTGCAGGAGCGAGCTTCCGAGCGCTGGATTCAATGGTTAGGCCTTGAAAGAGACTACCATTGTTCCTTCTCCAGTACTCGGAATGCGAGAGATGTAGTAGCAGCAGTAGCAGGCGAAGCGAGTTCagatcatcatcaaaattttttgagtgCAACGCGAAAAAGGCCCCGAGAGCCCAAGAGCACAAACGATATCCTCGTCGCAGGTCGGAAACTTTTTGGCAGATCCTTTGAATTCAGGGACTTGCATCAGTTGCGCTTATGTTATGAAATATACATGGCAGACACACCCTCTGTGGCAGTACAAGCCTCACCGGGCTATGGTAAGACGGAGTTGTTTCATCTTCCCTTAATAGCACTCGCGTCCAAGAGCGACGTGAAACATGTGTCGTTTCTGTTTGTACCGTACACAGTGTTGCTTGCTAATTGCATGATCAGGTTGCGCCGAGGCGGTTGCTTGAATGTGGCCACTGTAAGaaactttattgaagaGGGTTACGATGGTGTTACTGATTTATACGTGGGGATCTACGATGACCTTGCTAGCGCCAACTTCACAGACAGGATAGCTGGGTGGGATAATATTGTTGAGTGCACCTTTAGGACCAACAATGTAAAGTTGGGTTACCTCATTGTAGATGAGTTTCACAACTTGGAAACGGAGGTCTACCGGCAGCCGCAATTTGGGGGCATAAGGAACCTCGATTTTGACGCTTTCGAGAAAGCAATCTTTTTGAGCGGCACAGCACCTGAGGCTGTAGCTGATGCTGCGTTGCAGCGCATAGGGCTTACGGGACTGAGCAAGAAATCGATGGACATCAACGAGCTCAAACGGTCGGAAGACCTCAGCAGGGGTTTATCCAGCTATCCCACACAGATGTTCAATCT is a genomic window containing:
- the SMKI02G4040 gene encoding uncharacterized protein is translated as MKISDKRKFEKANFEEFESALNNKNDLVHCHSITLFESIRTEVRSFYEDEKSSLIKVVKYRTDAMDRKRSFEKIVIPVMVKKNVQKFLTFVEDEPDFQSGPIPSKYLIPKKINLMVYTLFQVHTLKFNRKDYDILSLFYLNRGYYSELSFRVLERCYETASSRPNDSSTMRTFTNFVSGTPIVRSLQKSTIRKYGYNLAPYMFLLLHVNELSIFSAYQASLPGGKKVDTERLKRDLCPRKPTEIKYFSQICNDMMNKKDGLGDILHIILRACALNFGAGPRGGAGEEEDLSVANEQSVIPSVDEHGLKVCKLRSPNTPRRLRKTLDAVKALLVSSCACTAKDLDIFDDNNGVAMWKWIKILYHEVAQETALKDSYRITLVPSSDGISVCGKLFNREYVRSFYFACKAQFDNLWEELNNCFYMPTVVDIASLILRNRDVLFREPKRGIDEYLENDSFLQMIPVKYREIVLPKLRRDTNKMTAALKNKVAVAIDELTVPLMWMIHFAVGYPYRYPELQLLAFAGPQRNVYVDDITRRIQLYTDYNKNGSSEPRLKTLDGLTSDYLFYFVTVLRQMQICALGNSYDAFKHDPWMDVVGFEDPNQVTNRDTSRIVLYSYMFLNTAKGCLVEYATFRQYMRELPKNAPQKLNFREMRQGLIALGRHCVGSRFETDLYESATSELMANHSVQTGRNIYGVDSFSLTSVSGTTATLLQERASERWIQWLGLERDYHCSFSSTRNARDVVAAVAGEASSDHHQNFLSATRKRPREPKSTNDILVAGRKLFGRSFEFRDLHQLRLCYEIYMADTPSVAVQASPGYGKTELFHLPLIALASKSDVKHVSFLFVPYTVLLANCMIRLRRGGCLNVATVRNFIEEGYDGVTDLYVGIYDDLASANFTDRIAGWDNIVECTFRTNNVKLGYLIVDEFHNLETEVYRQPQFGGIRNLDFDAFEKAIFLSGTAPEAVADAALQRIGLTGLSKKSMDINELKRSEDLSRGLSSYPTQMFNLIKEKSEVPLGHVHKIWKKVESPPEEALKLLLALFETEPESKAIVIASTTKQVEELACSWREYFKVVWIHGKLGAAEKVSRTEEFVTDGGMRVLIGTKLVTEGIDIKELMMVITLDNRLNIIELIQGVGRLREGGLCYLLSRKNSWAARNRRGELSPIKEGCITEQVREFYGLESKKGKKGQHVGCCGSRTDLSADTVELIKRMDRLAENQATASMSVAALPSSSQERSSSDRYRDYCSSDEDSNAGIHDSTNASTNASTNASTNASTNASTNASTNASTNASTNASTNANTADSTNANTDANTADSTNARTSAVTTASTNVRTSAVTTASTNARTSANTADSTNARTSAVTTASTNARTSAVTTASTNARTSAVTTASTNARTSAVTTASTNARTSANTADSTNARTSAVTTASTNARTSAVTTASTNARTSAVTTASTNARTSAVTTASTNARTSATTTASTTASTNEDSNTGGNAESNRFHPATDIDKEPYKRKGSQMVSLERKKLKAQFPNTSENMNVLEFLGFRSDEIKHLFLYGIDIYFCPEGVFTQYGLCKGCQKMFELCVCWARQKVSYRRIAWEALAVERMLRNDEEYKEYLEDIEPYHGDPVGYLRFFTVKKREIYSQIQKKYAWYLAITRRRETISVLDSTRGKQGSRVFRMSGRQIKELYFKVWSNLRESKTEVLQYFLNWDEKKCQEEWEAKDDTVVVEALEKLGVFQRLRSMTSAGLQGPQYVKLQFCRHHQQLRNRYELSLGMHLREQIALGVIPSKPPHWTPFLSMLIGLFYNKIFRQKLEYLLEQISEVWLLPHWLDLANVEVLAADNTKVPLYMLMVAVHKELGSDDVPDGKIDILLCRDSSREVGE